CCCGCACAGCTCGTGCTTCGTTTCATTGTCAGAGCCGCTCTTTATTCAGGCTCCTAGAGTCATTTGGTGGCACAAATGGTTCCCTACTCAAGTGGGAACAGCTCTTTAAAGCGACTTCGTGTCGCACGGGATGTAAGTCCCCTGCCCTGTACGTGAACCCTGCCCACGTAGTGATACGTTAGCAGAAGTACTAGCCGAAGGCAAGGGCGGAATCATGAGAGACCGCCTGAAGGAACAAGGGCTGGTCTCGATCAAGAAACTGTGGGTGAACATTATTCACTATCCGGCTCCGGCCCGATAAACTTTATGAATCGCCTAGTGCGGACCCGCATGCTAGGTGGTGTGGGGGCTGGGGGATAAAACCCCCCCGGCTACCCGATTCGGTGTTGTCATATGTCGAATCGCGAAATATCCGAGGGCATCCACGGGTACTTGGTGGCAGCGGCAATAAAATCGCGATAATAGATGCCCAGATCACCCCAGTATTCCACGGGGTATTCCTCTCTAAAGGGATACTGCATAGTAGATGTCAGAACATCCCACCGTGGACGCTCAGGATCTTTAATGAATCGGGCCGACACTGTTACTGGTTCTATTAATTCACCTCTCGCTAAATGGTCAGCGCACACGAGTTCTTCTTCATTGGCGATTTTGCCCAAGAATTCTCGAAGTGCATCTGCGATATTAGTGAGATTGTCATTCAAAACTTGTTTGGAAAAAACAAATGAAACCTTTTTTTGGAACCTTGGCTTTAAATCTTCTGGCATTGTGGTATAGGGAATGTCCTCAGAAACAGAAGTAACGTATTTCGAAATGCCGGGATATAATTGAATAACGTTTGGTGTCCTCAAGTTGAGGATTTGGTATGAAAGCCAGTCATCTCCATACTGAGAGACGTTTATTTGCTGGCTTCTATAGAGAATCTCAATCCTTATCCATTCCGTTGAGCTGCTTTGATACAGCGCTACACCAACGCTCTTGCCCCCCATGGTGCTTATTGTTTCATACCATGCATCGGTTGTGTTCGTTGGCACGATGGTAATGGTTGATGTCATTTCGACAAGGGATGCTTCTACGGCGACAAGAACATGTTTCGCATTCTGCTTGATGATCTCAACATCATCTTCCTTGATCGGGCGAAAATGAGCCAGAGAATTCCTGATGTTTCCTATTTCGTCAAGCTTGTTTCTTATAATTTCTTTTCGGCCTTTAAAGTAACGTGCAAAGTGTTTCCAGTATTCGTTCGAAGTGATAAGTCTAACGAGTTCCCCGCTGTTCAGATGCATAAGAGGGCTGCTTATTTCATAGCCGAGGTAGCCGAAATCCTGAGCCTGTCTTATGCGCTTCTTTGCTATTGCAGCAATAGTAGTTCGCTCTTCCTCCACAGTTTCTATTTGGGTGTCGGCCCATTTGTCTAAATATACATTTTTCAGAATAGTGTAAACAAAAACTCTGAGCGAGTTTTCAACTCTAAAGAGGACGTTAAAGGCTTCGTAGTAATGCGTAAGAAGCCATCGGTTTGGGATTTCATATGTTATGCTGGACCAGTCCTCTGCCTTCGCTACCGCTTTTTTCCATTCCATAATTCACCTCTTAGCGGGTTCATCATCGGTTCTTTTAGGGCTCTATGCAATAACAAGTTATGTTGCTTGTCAAGCCCATAGTCCCCTAATATATCATATCCCGCTTAAATTATTATAAAAATAACATAACCATATAATATCTTGACAGATTTTTACAAAAACTGGATATAAAAGGTATTGACCTTACAGGCGAACAACGTGCTAAAATATTTAACATGGGTCTATCCCCGCGTGATTTAGTGGCGGGAGAGCAGGGAGGATACGCTTATGGGAGAAAACGGTAGCAAGCCTTTGCTCTGGCTGTGGGCGGGTATACTGCTGGCAATCCTGAACACGCTTATTTTTAATATCAATATGTCAGACAGACCTATCGGGGCTTCCACAGCTTTCCCTTACTTTTCAGGTCTCTTGGCAGGGCTCACCGATGCTGATTATATGAAAGATATCGTAAGATCCGGGTCATGGGAGCTGTATTTTTTGTGTGGAGCCTTAATCGGCTCTTTTTTGTCTTCTCTAATCTCAAGGGATTTCAAGATACAGCTCATCCCTGAGCGCTGGCGGGATGTGAAGGGAGGTTCCGCCGCGAAAAGGGTTTTCTGGGCATTTCTTGGGGGATTTTTGCTTCTCTTTGGGGCCAGGCTGGCTGATGGCTGTACAAGTGGTCATATCCTTTCAGGTGGCATGCAATTGGCCGTAAGTAGCCTGGTATTTGGCGCAGTGGCTATCATTACATTCCTTATCACTGGAAAAGTCTTCTATAGGAGGTAAAAGATGGCTAAGGCAGTCATATTCGGTATGTTGTTTGGGTGGATATTGCAGAGGTCACGGGTCAATACCTTTAACAAAATAGGCGGGTTTGCCATGCTGAAAGACTTCACGGTCTTAAAGTTGCTGCTGACGGCTATCGGGGTGGGGAGTGTACTTCTGTTCACAGAAATACAATTAGGTCTTGCCTCCTTGCACGTTAAGCCATTCAATTTAACAGGCGTTCTTTTGGGTGGAATCGTTTTTGGGATCGGTATGGCTATTCTCGGATACTGCCCTGGTACGCTCATTGTCTCGATTGGGGAAGGGGCGGTAGATGCCTTGGTAGGAACATTGGGTGGATTGGCGGCCGGACTTATTTACATATTTTTGTATCCTGAGATGAAACCCCTGCTTGGCCCGGATTTGGGAAAGATAAACTTGTATGCCGGTGGCGCTGTGACTTCAGGTATAATTGTGCTTTTGTTCGGGGGTATTTTGGTGGTTGCCGCAGCTTATATTGACAAGAGGGTAAAGAGATGACCGACTACATCCAGGTGGTTACAACTACAGAAAAAAAGGAAGATGCCCGGAAGATCGCCCGGGCCGTGGTTGAGAAGAGGTTGGCAGGTTGCGTCCAGGTTATCGGGCCTATAACCAGCACTTACCGTTGGAAAGAGGCGATTGAGACGTCCGAAGAGTGGATGTGTGTAATTAAAACCAGAAAAGACCTTTATCCGGAGATTGAAAAGTCTATTCGGGAGGTCCACCCGTATGAAGTGCCCGAGATTTTAGCCGTGCCGGTAGCTGAGGGCAATAAGGATTATCTGGAATGGTTGGGCAATGAAATTAAGGGAGGATAGATATGCTGGCATTGAATTTGCTTATTCATCCTAGGCATGATAGGCAAAATAGACCCGCGTATTCCAAATGGCCTTCCTGTTTCGGCTTCCGCAGTACCTTCCGGTTCCGCACCCCATCCTGATTTTGGCAGCATATTCCGCGCCTCTATAGCCGGTCAGGCCAGGGAACAACCGCTGGATATAGTGATTATTCAGGCCTTAAGCCGGGTCTTGCAGGCCATCCTTTCTGAAAATGGATCCGAAGAAAACGGCAGCCTTCCCTCATCACTTTTCCCTTTGAATTTTCCCGACCTATCCCCTCAGTCCAATAGAGCGGAATACCGTCCGGAGGGAAGGGAGCTAGATGCCGGGGTGTCAAATAATTTACAGGGCGGACAGGATATTGAACATATTGTGACCGAGGCGTCCCGAAAATACGGGGTAGAACCCGCGCTTATCAAATCTGTTATTGCGGTGGAAAGTAACGGCGACCCGCAGGCCCTATCACCGGCCGGCGCCCGGGGTCTCATGCAGCTTATGCCGGCAACCGCAGCCGAATTAGGCGTAACCGATCCCTTTGATCCGGCACAGAACGTCATGGCCGGGACGCGCTATCTGCGCCAGTTGATGGACCGTTACCAGGGGGATGTAAAGCTGGCCCTGGCCGCCTACAACTGGGGGATGGGTAACCTGGAAAAAAGGCCGGAGGCCCTGCCTAAAGAGACGCGGGAGTACATAGCCAGAGTCGAAAGCCGTTATCGTGGCTATGTCGCGTAGGGGACAGGAAAGAACAAGGAAACCACGGAGAGGCACGGAGAATACAGGAGACAGAAGTCAGAAGGTAGAAGCAAAAGCTGAAAGCTGACGGCTGAATGCGAGCGAATACGATGTATTTTACCTTGCATACGGAGATTCCCCGTCCGCCCAGGCGGACTGCGGGGAGCTTCAATATGGTTGCGGACGCAAAGAGCAACTCATGAACAACTGGAAGAAAAAGATCAAAAAGGCCGTCTCGCTGAAGTATGAGCCAGCCAAAGACTCCGCCCCAAAGGTCACGGCCAAGGGGCAGGGAGTTGTTGCCGATAAGATCATAGCCCTGGCCAAAGAGAACAATATCCCTATCCATGAAGACCCGGACCTGGTTGAAATATTATCGAAACTTGACCTTGAAGAAGAGATCCCGCCAACCGTTTACGTTTTAGTCGCCGAGATACTGGCCTTTGTCTATCGCATGAACGAGTGCTGGCCGGGGCGAACGGCAGAAAATTCTCAATAGGTAAAATTTGCCTACGGCTCCGGCAGACAATTCCTCCCTTCAATACAAGCGGCATCGGCTGTTTTTAAAAATTATAATCATAACAAATAGTTATTTAATGCGCCGGATAATGGCATAAGCATTGCACAAAGTAAGGTACAATCATCGAAAAGTATATATTGGAAGGGTATATGGAAGTCATTTTTAAATCGGGTCTGGAAGGAACGGTAGAGAGCGGCCTCCTTCTTGAAAAAAAGATGGATCTCACGGCCAACAACCTGGCCAATGTCGCTACGGCCGGTTTCAAAAGAGACCGCATATCTTTCCGTGAGTTGCTGCTGACTGCCTATAATGGAGAGGTAAAACCGGCTAAAACAGAGTCGATTTATACGGATTTCGGTCCGGGAGAGGTTAAACGGACCGGCAATCCACTGGACGCGGCCCTGAGCGGCCCAGGTTTTTTCAAGATAGAGACCCCCGATGGGATCCTCTATACAAGGGCCGGAACCTTTGCCCTTAATGGCGACAATGTACTGGTTACCGCGCAGGGTTACCCGGTTATGGGACAGGGTGGGCCGATAACCCTGGATGGGACAACTATTGAGATTAACGAGGTGGGGGGCATATCCATGGATCAGGCTGGGGATGGGGTCATGGCCGAGGTGGATAGCCTGGCTGTAGTTAATTTTGACGATCCATCCGTACTGGAGAAGTTGGGGAATTCACTGTACCGGCTAAAAAATTCCCAGGCCAGTGAGATCCCGGCCGACGGGACACAGGTCAGGCAGGGCTATCTGGAACAGTCCAATGTCAACGTCATGGAAGAGATGGTTCAGATGATTCAGGTGCAGCGAAATTATGAGTCTTATCAGAAAATAATCCAGCTATTAGATGAAATTGACTCACGTGCGATCAATGATGTCGGAAAATTGACATAACAGAAAGAACATCTAGCAGCAGTCGGCAGGCTGATTGCCGACAGCTTATCCTAAACAGGAGGTAGCATTTATGCTACGAGGCATGTGGACAGCGGCTTCCGGTATGGCATCACAGCAGCTTCAGCTGGATGTCATTGCCAATAACCTGGCGAATGTCAACACTACCGGGTTTAAGAAGAGCAGGGCGGATTTCCAGGATCTGCTTTATCAGACCCTGCGCATGGCCGGAGCGACAACCGCTACCGGAGGAACAGTTCCCACCGGTATTCAGATCGGCATGGGCTGCCGGCCGGTAGCGGTGCAAAAACTGTTTACGCAGGGTGACTATAACCAGACCAAGAACGAATTGGATTGGGCCATAGAAGGCAAGGGGTTCTTTAAGATCCTCAGCAATGAGGAGGAACTTTATACCAGGGCCGGCGCCTTTAAACTGGACAGGGACGGCTACGTTGTAACCTCAGACGGTGATCGCCTGCAGCCGGAATTTGCCGTGCCCACCGGGACGGTAACTATCTCCATCGATTCCGGCGGGCGACTTGTAGCCGCGGGTGCGGATGGCACAGAACTGGGCTCAGTGCAGGTTGTTTTGTACAGCTTCCCTAATCCGGCCGGCCTGTTCAGCGTGGGGCGAAATCTTTTGCGGCCGACCGAGGCCTCAGGCGAGGCCATTCAGGGAAACCCTGGGATAGAAGGGTTCGGGACCGTCGCCCAGGGATTTCTGGAGGTATCCAACGTGGATGTCGTGGAAGAGATGGTCAGCATGATCATCACCCAGCGGGCCTACGAGGTCAATTCCAAGGCTATTCAGACCGCAGATCAGATGCTTGAACTGGCGAATAATCTCAAGAGATAGAGTAAATAATAAGATAGAATACAGAATACAGAATACAGGAGGCAGTAGTTAGTAGTAAATGGTTATGAGGAAAACAACAACAATCGGTATAATCGGCCTTTCCTTCCTTATCGTGCTGGGCGTGTTACAAGCCGCGCCCGCCCTATCTGGAGAAGGTGGGGGGGAGCGCTCTCCCTATACCCTTACGCAGGGAGACATTGAGTCCATTTACAAGGATTTTGTTTATGCGCACATGCCCTGGTCCAAGGAAGATGTGGTTATCTCGCGTGTGCATGTCGGTGAGGTAATAGCGCTGCCGGGCAGCCAATTTACTTTTGAAGTGACACCGCCGAACGGCTCATACCTGGGGGATACGGCCTTGAGGGTGGTCTTCAGGGTTAACGGGCGGGAAGTGAGAAAGGTACGCATCTTTGGGCATATTGATATCTATAGGGAGGTGGTCTGTATGGATCATTCTATGCGAAGGCACGAGGTCATACAGGAAGGTGATTTGTGTACGGCGCGCCGGGATATATCACGGATCAGTAATGCAGCTATAAGTGATATAAGAGAGGCGGTCGGCAAGAGACTGGTCAGCTCGGTGCGGGCCGGAGAAATTATTAAGCGGGACATGCTCGAACTCGCCCCCATCATAAAAAAAGGAGATCGGGTGGCAATAATAGCGGACACAGAGACGCTGTTAATCAGGGCCCGGGGAGAGGCCATGGAAGGGGGGGCAGAGGGTGAGATGATCCGGGTGCGCAACAGCAAGAGTAAGAAGGAGGTCTATGCCCGGGTCATAGACGCATCTACCGTTCAGTTGGAACTTTAAGTACGGGATGGAGAGCGCTATGAATAGCTTGAGACGGTTTATGACTACTATTATTCTGAGTCTGGTTCTGGCGGGCTGTGCAGGCATGATGCCTGAAGATAAAACGCTCATGTCCTCTATTGCGCCCGATATGCCTTCTCCGGAGCCGCATAGGCTGGAAGGGGCTATCTATGCCCAAAATATGCCGGTAAAGATTTTTAGTGACTGCCGGGCCCGAAGCATAGGGGATATTGTCACGGTCAATATCGTGGAGACCTCCAATGCCTCCAAGAAGGCCGCTACTAAAACCGGCCGAAGCACCAGCGTAAAGGGCGGCATATCGGCTCTGCTTGGTTTTGAGGGTGCCGTAGAGGACAGGAACAGCAGATTTAGTGCCGACAGCATGATCGAAGGCGGTATCGCCAGTGATTTCGATGGGTCAGGATCAACCAGCCGGAATTCGACGGTAACGGCCTCTATCTCCTGCCGGGTGGCCAATGTCTTACCCAATGGGAATCTGGCCATTCGCGGGTCCAGGGAGATCCGGGTGAATAACGAGACACAATACATGATATTGACCGGAGTTATTCGTCCCGAGGACATTGCCGCGGATAATTCCATTATATCGTCTTATGTTGCCGATGCCCGCATTACGTACACGGGCCGGGGTGTCCTGAGTGAAAAGCAGAGCCCGGGCTGGCTGGCGCGCATACTGGATTATATATGGCCGCTGTAGGAAGCTCAAAGCAAAAAGCTAAGAGCCTCAATGAAGTACAGGCTTTTGAAATTACATAAGAGGTCATCCATGAACCACCTGCAACGGATATTTCTAGCCGCCCTTATAACGCTACTCTCATTTATATATCTTGCCGGTTCGGCTCAAGCCGCCCGGATCAAGGACATTGCCTTTTTCAAGGGGGTGCGCACCAATCAGTTGGTTGGTTATGGACTGGTAGTCGGCCTGAACGGCAGCGGTGACAGCGACCAGACCAAGTTCACGGTGCAGTCTATAGTGAATATGCTGGAACGTATGGGCGTACATGTCTCAGCCAAAGAGGTAAAGGTCAAAAATGTGGCCACGGCGATGATTACTGCCCAGTTGCCGCCGTTTGCCAAGGCGGGAAGCAAACTGGATATCCTGGTATCCTCAATGGGCGACGCCAAAAGCCTCCAGGGAGGCACCTTGCTCCTGACGCCCCTTAAGGGAGTCGATGGTCATGTTTACGCCCTGGCCCAGGGACCCGTATCTGTGGGCGGATTTGCCGTAGGCGGCGCGGCCGGGGGCGGTGTCCAGAAGAATCATCCTACCGCAGGCATGATAGCAGCCGGGGCAACCGTAGAAAGAGAAATTCCATACGCCCTTGGCTCCCAGAAAGAGATAATGATCGGCCTCTACCGCCCGGATTTTACCACTGTAACCAGAATGAGCGCAGCAATTAACAAAGAGGTGGGGATGGCTGTTGCTGAACCAATAGATGCGGATGCGGTGAAGGTTACGGTGCCTGAATCTTTATCCGAAGACGTAGTCAAACTTATGGCCCGACTGGAGATGGTTGAGGTCAGACCGGATATCGCCGCCAGGGTGGTCTTAAATGAAAAGACCGGTACGGTAGTCATGGGTGAGAACGTGCGGGTGTCCCGGGTAGCCATAGCCCATGGGAATCTTAGTATCCAGATCAAGGAAAGGCAGATAGTCTCCCAACCTCTTCCCCTGGCCAAAGGGGAGACGGTAGTCACTCCGGAGTCGGAGGTCGCCGTAAAGGAAGAGGCCGAGAAATTGCTCCTCCTTGAGGAAGGGGCGAGCATTGGTGAGGTAATCAAGGCCCTTAATGCTATCGGAGTCACGCCGCGTGATTTGATCGTTATCCT
The Desulfovibrionales bacterium DNA segment above includes these coding regions:
- a CDS encoding Swt1 family HEPN domain-containing protein, which encodes MEWKKAVAKAEDWSSITYEIPNRWLLTHYYEAFNVLFRVENSLRVFVYTILKNVYLDKWADTQIETVEEERTTIAAIAKKRIRQAQDFGYLGYEISSPLMHLNSGELVRLITSNEYWKHFARYFKGRKEIIRNKLDEIGNIRNSLAHFRPIKEDDVEIIKQNAKHVLVAVEASLVEMTSTITIVPTNTTDAWYETISTMGGKSVGVALYQSSSTEWIRIEILYRSQQINVSQYGDDWLSYQILNLRTPNVIQLYPGISKYVTSVSEDIPYTTMPEDLKPRFQKKVSFVFSKQVLNDNLTNIADALREFLGKIANEEELVCADHLARGELIEPVTVSARFIKDPERPRWDVLTSTMQYPFREEYPVEYWGDLGIYYRDFIAAATKYPWMPSDISRFDI
- a CDS encoding YeeE/YedE thiosulfate transporter family protein — encoded protein: MGENGSKPLLWLWAGILLAILNTLIFNINMSDRPIGASTAFPYFSGLLAGLTDADYMKDIVRSGSWELYFLCGALIGSFLSSLISRDFKIQLIPERWRDVKGGSAAKRVFWAFLGGFLLLFGARLADGCTSGHILSGGMQLAVSSLVFGAVAIITFLITGKVFYRR
- a CDS encoding YeeE/YedE thiosulfate transporter family protein, whose protein sequence is MAKAVIFGMLFGWILQRSRVNTFNKIGGFAMLKDFTVLKLLLTAIGVGSVLLFTEIQLGLASLHVKPFNLTGVLLGGIVFGIGMAILGYCPGTLIVSIGEGAVDALVGTLGGLAAGLIYIFLYPEMKPLLGPDLGKINLYAGGAVTSGIIVLLFGGILVVAAAYIDKRVKR
- a CDS encoding divalent-cation tolerance protein CutA; protein product: MTDYIQVVTTTEKKEDARKIARAVVEKRLAGCVQVIGPITSTYRWKEAIETSEEWMCVIKTRKDLYPEIEKSIREVHPYEVPEILAVPVAEGNKDYLEWLGNEIKGG
- a CDS encoding lytic transglycosylase domain-containing protein: MIGKIDPRIPNGLPVSASAVPSGSAPHPDFGSIFRASIAGQAREQPLDIVIIQALSRVLQAILSENGSEENGSLPSSLFPLNFPDLSPQSNRAEYRPEGRELDAGVSNNLQGGQDIEHIVTEASRKYGVEPALIKSVIAVESNGDPQALSPAGARGLMQLMPATAAELGVTDPFDPAQNVMAGTRYLRQLMDRYQGDVKLALAAYNWGMGNLEKRPEALPKETREYIARVESRYRGYVA
- a CDS encoding EscU/YscU/HrcU family type III secretion system export apparatus switch protein; this translates as MNNWKKKIKKAVSLKYEPAKDSAPKVTAKGQGVVADKIIALAKENNIPIHEDPDLVEILSKLDLEEEIPPTVYVLVAEILAFVYRMNECWPGRTAENSQ
- the flgF gene encoding flagellar basal-body rod protein FlgF; the encoded protein is MEVIFKSGLEGTVESGLLLEKKMDLTANNLANVATAGFKRDRISFRELLLTAYNGEVKPAKTESIYTDFGPGEVKRTGNPLDAALSGPGFFKIETPDGILYTRAGTFALNGDNVLVTAQGYPVMGQGGPITLDGTTIEINEVGGISMDQAGDGVMAEVDSLAVVNFDDPSVLEKLGNSLYRLKNSQASEIPADGTQVRQGYLEQSNVNVMEEMVQMIQVQRNYESYQKIIQLLDEIDSRAINDVGKLT
- the flgG gene encoding flagellar basal-body rod protein FlgG, yielding MLRGMWTAASGMASQQLQLDVIANNLANVNTTGFKKSRADFQDLLYQTLRMAGATTATGGTVPTGIQIGMGCRPVAVQKLFTQGDYNQTKNELDWAIEGKGFFKILSNEEELYTRAGAFKLDRDGYVVTSDGDRLQPEFAVPTGTVTISIDSGGRLVAAGADGTELGSVQVVLYSFPNPAGLFSVGRNLLRPTEASGEAIQGNPGIEGFGTVAQGFLEVSNVDVVEEMVSMIITQRAYEVNSKAIQTADQMLELANNLKR
- the flgA gene encoding flagellar basal body P-ring formation chaperone FlgA, translated to MRKTTTIGIIGLSFLIVLGVLQAAPALSGEGGGERSPYTLTQGDIESIYKDFVYAHMPWSKEDVVISRVHVGEVIALPGSQFTFEVTPPNGSYLGDTALRVVFRVNGREVRKVRIFGHIDIYREVVCMDHSMRRHEVIQEGDLCTARRDISRISNAAISDIREAVGKRLVSSVRAGEIIKRDMLELAPIIKKGDRVAIIADTETLLIRARGEAMEGGAEGEMIRVRNSKSKKEVYARVIDASTVQLEL
- a CDS encoding flagellar basal body L-ring protein FlgH, with amino-acid sequence MNSLRRFMTTIILSLVLAGCAGMMPEDKTLMSSIAPDMPSPEPHRLEGAIYAQNMPVKIFSDCRARSIGDIVTVNIVETSNASKKAATKTGRSTSVKGGISALLGFEGAVEDRNSRFSADSMIEGGIASDFDGSGSTSRNSTVTASISCRVANVLPNGNLAIRGSREIRVNNETQYMILTGVIRPEDIAADNSIISSYVADARITYTGRGVLSEKQSPGWLARILDYIWPL
- a CDS encoding flagellar basal body P-ring protein FlgI → MNHLQRIFLAALITLLSFIYLAGSAQAARIKDIAFFKGVRTNQLVGYGLVVGLNGSGDSDQTKFTVQSIVNMLERMGVHVSAKEVKVKNVATAMITAQLPPFAKAGSKLDILVSSMGDAKSLQGGTLLLTPLKGVDGHVYALAQGPVSVGGFAVGGAAGGGVQKNHPTAGMIAAGATVEREIPYALGSQKEIMIGLYRPDFTTVTRMSAAINKEVGMAVAEPIDADAVKVTVPESLSEDVVKLMARLEMVEVRPDIAARVVLNEKTGTVVMGENVRVSRVAIAHGNLSIQIKERQIVSQPLPLAKGETVVTPESEVAVKEEAEKLLLLEEGASIGEVIKALNAIGVTPRDLIVILQSLRAAGALQADLEII